The Mycolicibacterium flavescens genome has a segment encoding these proteins:
- a CDS encoding dehydrogenase of uncharacterised specificity, short-chain alcohol dehydrogenase like protein: protein MPGVQDRVVVVTGAGGGLGREYALTLAKEGASVVVNDLGGARDGTGAGQNMADQVVQEIKDAGGRAVANYDSVAEPEGAENIIKTALGEFGKVDGVVSNAGILRDGTFHKMEFANWDAVLKVHLYGGYNVIRAAWPHFRENGFGRVVVATSTSGLFGNFGQANYGAAKLGLVGLINTLAQEGAKYNIKANAVAPIAATRMTQDILPPEVFEKLTPEYVAPVVAYLMTEELPDTASVFIVGGGKVQRVALFQNEGLTFSEVPSVDDIAAKWGEITDLSAAQRATFSLG, encoded by the coding sequence ATGCCAGGAGTGCAGGATCGCGTCGTCGTCGTCACCGGGGCCGGAGGCGGACTCGGACGCGAATACGCGTTGACGCTCGCCAAAGAGGGCGCCAGCGTCGTCGTCAACGACCTCGGCGGTGCCCGAGACGGCACCGGCGCCGGCCAGAACATGGCCGACCAGGTCGTCCAGGAGATCAAGGACGCCGGTGGCCGCGCGGTCGCCAACTACGACTCGGTCGCCGAGCCCGAGGGCGCCGAGAACATCATCAAGACCGCGCTCGGCGAGTTCGGCAAGGTCGACGGTGTGGTTTCCAACGCGGGCATCCTGCGCGACGGCACATTCCACAAGATGGAGTTCGCCAACTGGGACGCCGTGCTCAAGGTGCACCTGTACGGCGGCTACAACGTGATCCGCGCCGCATGGCCGCACTTCCGGGAGAACGGCTTCGGGCGGGTCGTGGTCGCCACCTCGACCAGCGGTCTGTTCGGAAACTTCGGCCAGGCCAACTACGGCGCCGCCAAGCTCGGCCTCGTCGGCCTGATCAACACGCTGGCCCAGGAGGGCGCGAAGTACAACATCAAGGCCAACGCCGTCGCCCCGATCGCGGCGACCCGGATGACGCAGGACATCCTGCCGCCGGAGGTCTTCGAGAAGCTGACGCCGGAATACGTTGCGCCCGTGGTGGCCTACCTGATGACCGAGGAACTGCCCGACACCGCTTCGGTGTTCATCGTCGGTGGCGGCAAAGTTCAACGGGTAGCGCTGTTCCAGAACGAGGGGCTCACCTTCTCCGAGGTGCCTTCTGTCGACGACATCGCCGCGAAGTGGGGCGAGATCACCGACCTGTCGGCGGCGCAGCGGGCCACCTTCAGCCTCGGCTGA
- the ppsC gene encoding Zn-dependent oxidoreductase, NADPH:quinone reductase has protein sequence MKALVAQELTGPAGLAYTDVDDVGGEDVVVVDVGAAGVSFPDLLLLRGEYQLRLEPPFVPGMEVAGVVRSAPYESEFKPGQRVTALSMLGGWAERVAVSPDSLTPTPDGLDDAEAVALLGNYQTMYFALAKRGALRPGETVLVLGSAGGVGTAAVQIAKALGARVIAMVHRPHAIEFVESLGADVVLPLTDGWLQAVKDATDGRGVDLVVDPIGGDAFDDAIRALAVEGRLLVIGFAAGGIPTVRVNRLLLRNVAVIGVGYGEYVNRKPGSQSVFEFGVAQLVEAGLRPPPPMRFALSKGAEALQALADGGVLGKVVLEP, from the coding sequence ATGAAAGCGCTTGTCGCGCAGGAACTCACCGGGCCGGCTGGACTGGCGTACACCGATGTCGATGATGTCGGCGGCGAGGACGTCGTCGTTGTCGACGTCGGTGCGGCCGGCGTCAGCTTCCCGGACCTGTTGCTGCTGCGCGGGGAGTACCAGCTGCGGCTCGAACCGCCGTTCGTTCCCGGCATGGAGGTCGCCGGGGTGGTGCGCTCGGCGCCGTACGAGTCGGAGTTCAAACCCGGGCAGCGGGTGACCGCGCTGTCGATGCTCGGCGGGTGGGCCGAGCGGGTGGCAGTGTCACCCGACAGCCTGACACCGACGCCCGACGGCCTCGACGACGCGGAAGCCGTTGCGCTGCTGGGCAACTACCAGACGATGTACTTCGCGCTGGCCAAGCGGGGCGCGCTGCGACCGGGCGAGACGGTGCTGGTCCTGGGATCGGCGGGCGGTGTGGGCACCGCGGCGGTGCAGATCGCGAAGGCGTTGGGCGCCAGGGTGATCGCGATGGTGCACCGGCCGCACGCGATCGAATTCGTCGAGTCGCTGGGCGCCGACGTCGTGCTACCGCTGACCGACGGCTGGCTGCAGGCGGTCAAGGACGCGACCGACGGCCGCGGTGTCGATCTTGTGGTCGACCCCATCGGCGGCGACGCGTTCGACGACGCGATCCGCGCGCTCGCCGTGGAGGGCAGGCTGCTGGTGATCGGTTTTGCGGCGGGCGGGATTCCGACGGTGAGGGTGAACCGGCTGCTGCTGCGCAATGTGGCGGTGATCGGGGTGGGCTACGGCGAATATGTGAACCGCAAGCCGGGATCGCAGTCGGTGTTCGAGTTCGGCGTCGCGCAGCTTGTCGAGGCGGGATTGCGCCCGCCGCCGCCGATGCGCTTCGCGCTGTCGAAGGGCGCTGAGGCTTTGCAGGCACTCGCGGACGGCGGTGTGCTCGGCAAGGTCGTGTTGGAGCCGTAG